In Malassezia vespertilionis chromosome 4, complete sequence, the DNA window GTTTCTTGGATAGCTCCTTGTTTATTGTGCGTGCTACATATGACTAACGTATAGGTCCAAAAGCTCGAGAGCCAGCGCGGACTTGCTGCTTAGCACAGAAGCGGTATACCCCACACGATGCATTGAAAGAGAAAAAAGTAGCATTACAATCGTCGTACATAGCTCTAAGGTATGCACCATGCATGGAATGCACCCCTGCATccatcgagcgccgccCCGACGCTGTACATACTCGCGCCACGGCCGAACGCCGGAAGTGGGCATATTTGTAATTTATATGTACGTCCTAGACTAAGCAGCCGCCTGAACGGCACTCCTCTGCAATCCACGTAGCGGAGCGTCGCGGTGAAAGGCCACAGTCGGATCGTATCGCAGAACAAAGTATACGATCCCCTTTTGCCGAGCAATGTCTTCGACGCACACTAGTGGGTCTAATATAGTAGGCGGCCACTATCGCGTTGGGAAAAAGATTGGCGAGGGCTCGTTTGGTGTGATTTTCGAGGGTACGGACCTGTTAACACACCAGCGGATTGCCATCAAGTTTGAGCCCCGAAAAAGCGATGCCCCGCAGCTCCGTGATGAGTACCGTACGTACAAAGTGCTTGCTGGCATCCCTGGCGTGCCGCAAGTGTACTACTTTGGCCAAGAGGGCCTGCACAGCATTCTAGTGATCGATCTGCTCGGCCCTTCGCTGGAAGACTTGTTTGATCTCTGTTCCCGCCGCTTCTCTGTCAAGACGGTTGTGATGGTCGCGAAGCAAATGATAACGCGTGTCCAGGCGATCCATGAGCGTAACCTGATCTACCGTGACATTAAACCTGACAACTTTCTTTCGGGGCGGCCCAACAGTAAACAGGTCAAGTTTGTGCATATCGTCGATTTTGGTATGGCAAAGCAGTACAGGGACCCGAAAACGAAGCAGCATATCCCGTACAGGGAGCGTAAGAGCTtgagcggcacggcgcgctaCATGAGTATAAATACGCACCTCGGTCGCGAACAGTCACGCCGCGATGAtctcgaggcgcttggccaCGTCTTTCTGTACTTTTTGCGTGGCAGCCTGCCATGGCAGGGACTCAAGGCCGCGACCAACAAGCAAAAATACGAGAAAATCGGCGAGAAAAAACAAAGCACGCCAATCAAGGAGCTTTGCGACGGATATCCGGAAGAGTTCGGAATTTACCTCAACTACGTGCGAAAGCTCGGCTTTGAAGAGACGCCGGATTATGAttttttgcgcgagctgtttACCAAGGTGCTCAAGAACCGCGGCGAAGTCGAGGATGGCGTGTACGACTGGATGCTCCTTAACAACGGTTCAGGCTGGGAGGCCGAAGCtccgcgcgatgccgagACGGAAGCAGGCGCCAAGAATGGTACGACTGCGCAAGGAGTGTCGACCAcccttgccgcgcagccgACCGGCCGCTACCGAGGCAAAGGAAATGAACAAACGACAGGAGTTAGCACCGCGGAAATTCGAACAGAACAGGGGTATGCAGCTTTGCCGGAGAATGGTAATGCGCCGGGGATCCGTGCACAGAGCAACCCTGTGTCACCCAACTTGGCCGGTACTGTGCAAAATGGCGAGAGTCGGTACGGTGGTGTAGCGAAAACGGCAAAACCTCAGCGCCCGGAtgctggcgcgcggcgtaaCAGTGCATATTACCAGACCCAAAATGCATACTCTGGACCTGCCGATCACCGCTCATTTGGCCAGCGCATTGTCGACTTTTTGCTTTGCCGTTGTGAGTAAGCAGCCATGCATTCTTCACCCATTGCCAATATGACCTTCTTGAGCGTGTTGCAAGGAAATATGCGTCTGGATACCTTTGTTTTCTTGGCATTCTAGAAAGCCAGCCTCGTTGCTCCGATAGCGATTCTCCCCGAGCAGCATTTGCTGTGTTGTTAGAATAGGCGCGTTTATACACCGACAATGGCAGGGACGCCGTTCCGCACGGTTTTACCCACCgagagcgcgcgcgttgcgaAAATTGGACGCATTTGCCCCGTGGGCCTGTTTGTGGAGGTCGAGTCATCCAGCGCTGCTACAACGTTTCTATACAGATGTCCTCTCCCACACATGCACGGATCCGCAGCTGGACGCCGAGACAaactgcggcgcactggtATCTGGACTACACTCGGTCCACAAGACGGTGACGGGTGCGTTCGTGCGTCTATACCGCGCACTCGCGCCATAATCCGGCACATTTTGCATCGCACACTGGCCGCCTACAAAATCCCACATGTACACACATCCCCGCTCGTCGCCCCCGAGCACGTACATTTCATCGACGGATAATGTCGAGTGGCACCGGAACGATGCCTGCACATGACCTTCGTACTTTTGCAGAACCGATCCATCGGCCAGATCCATCAATCGGTGCGGCGAGTCCAGTGCCGAGACCAGCAACGCGGCATTATCTTTGGTCGGCGTCAAGGACGTGACCGGCTGGTCGATCAGATCTGCACGCAGTTCACCCATACGTAGATCGTACGTGCGCACAAC includes these proteins:
- the CK1b gene encoding non-specific serine/threonine protein kinase (EggNog:ENOG503NV9M; COG:T); the encoded protein is MSSTHTSGSNIVGGHYRVGKKIGEGSFGVIFEGTDLLTHQRIAIKFEPRKSDAPQLRDEYRTYKVLAGIPGVPQVYYFGQEGLHSILVIDLLGPSLEDLFDLCSRRFSVKTVVMVAKQMITRVQAIHERNLIYRDIKPDNFLSGRPNSKQVKFVHIVDFGMAKQYRDPKTKQHIPYRERKSLSGTARYMSINTHLGREQSRRDDLEALGHVFLYFLRGSLPWQGLKAATNKQKYEKIGEKKQSTPIKELCDGYPEEFGIYLNYVRKLGFEETPDYDFLRELFTKVLKNRGEVEDGVYDWMLLNNGSGWEAEAPRDAETEAGAKNGTTAQGVSTTLAAQPTGRYRGKGNEQTTGVSTAEIRTEQGYAALPENGNAPGIRAQSNPVSPNLAGTVQNGESRYGGVAKTAKPQRPDAGARRNSAYYQTQNAYSGPADHRSFGQRIVDFLLCRCE